The sequence AACTTTCTCGCCAGGGTGACCCGCTAAATCTTTCGCTCCAGCATCCACTTTAATGCCAATAATGACATCATTGTCTCTCATCACCTGAGTGAAAGGAGTGCCATCTTCTTTTTTCTGACGGATGGTTTCATCGTAAAGAATCGCGCCACTAATATACTTTCCGAGATCAGGCGTTGTCAGAATTAACTCCCGATACTGACGGCGCATCTCTTCAGTTTGATCGATCCCTTCTTTACCAAACCGCTTATTACAAGTACCGTTACTTTCATCCATCGCAAGAACGCCTTGATTAGGAGCAACCATGGCTTGCGCGGTTTGTCGGAGTTCTGCTGCATATTGATTCATATAAACTTCTCCTTTTAACCTTAGGTTTTAACACTTACTTCTATGCCACACTTTCTCATTTAGACAAAGCATTGTCAAAGGCAAAACCGCAAAAGTTAAAAAAGTCTGAAGAAAGGTAGAGAGCTTGCTACCTATTCGTTTCCCATTCTAAGTCTTGAGTTAGAGAAGCACCTCTATCTTAAGATGTAGCTCCTGTAAACCCCTAAAATTACCTTCTATTGCTGCCCCATTAAAGCTAATTCTTCTCATTTACGACTTTTGATAGGGTTTTGCTTCTAACTCAAAGGAGAGGTAGAATGAGTATCAATTCGTCAAAATTTGAAATTTATCTTAAGATTGAGAAAACGAAAGATAAGTTTTTTGACAATTTCCCGATTAAAACTATAGAAAAACACTCATAGGAGGAAGACTATGGCGCTCGTCCCAATGCGGTTATTACTGGATCACGCAGCAGAAAACGGCTACGGTATCCCTGCATATAACGTCAACAATATGGAACAGATCCAATCCATTATGCAGGCTGCTAGCGAAACCAACAGCCCGGTTATTCTGCAAGCCTCTCGCGGTGCGCGTAAATATGCTGGGGAAAACTTCCTGCGTCACCTCATCACTGCTGCAGTAGAAACCTACCCCAATATTCCCATTGCGATGCACCAGGATCACGGTAATAGCCCCGCGACTTGCTACTCCGCAATCCGTAACGGTTTCACCAGTGTGATGATGGATGGCTCTTTAGAAGAAGATGCTAAAACCCCAGCGAGCTTTGAATACAACGCTAGCGTGACTGCAGAAGTGGTTAAAGTCGCTCACGCAGTTGGCGCAAGTGTAGAAGGAGAACTCGGTTGCTTAGGGTCTCTCGAAACAGGTAAAGGGGATAAAGAAGATGGTCATGGTGCAGAAGGCGTTTTAAGCCGTGAGCAATTATTAACTGACCCTGACGAAGCGGTAGAATTTGTTGAGCGGACTCAAGTGGATGCGCTTGCAGTTGCCATCGGTACCAGCCACGGTGCTTATAAGTTCACTCGTAAGCCCACTGGTGAAATTCTCGCTATTGACCGTATTGAAGAAATTAACCGTCGTCTTCCTAACACCCACTTAGTAATGCACGGTTCTTCCTCTGTTCCCCAAGAATGGTTAGACATGATTAACCAGTATGGCGGACAAATTCCTGAAACTTACGGTGTACCCATCGAAGAAATTCAAAAAGGAATCAAGAGCGGTGTGCGTAAAGTTAACATCGACACTGACAACCGTTTAGCAATTACGGCAGCGATTCGGGAAGCAGCAATGAAAGATCCTGCTAACTTTGACCCCCGTCACTTCCTCAAGCCTTCCATCAAGTATATGAAACAAGTTTGTGCGGAACGTTATGAAGCGTTTGGTACTGCTGGCAATGCGGATAAGATCAAGCAAGAAACCTTAGATGTTTATGCGGTTAAATATGCTAACGGTGAATTAGCAGCAAATGCGAAAAAAGCAGTGACTGCTTAATTCAACTACCTTGTATTTTAATAAATCTGGGGGTGGCTCTTGTTGCCACCCTATTTTTTGTGAAACCGTTACTTTAAATTAGCGCGAGCATCCTTAACCGCTGCCCATAATGCAGCCCCTGTCAGGGGAATACTGCCACTGAGAATAATTGAGGTGATTAAAACTCCATAGCGAGGATGACCGTAAGAGAGTTCAAATACCGAACCAACCGCAGCGATCGCTGCGACACAGGAAACCATTAAAAATAAACCGCTTTTCGGGGTAAGTAGCACGCTTTAACTCCTTTTTGATTACGATGAGATTGATTTAACCGCTTGCACAGAAAATCCTTGTTTATTCAAGGCTTCCGTTAAGACTAAATCATTGGGCACTCGATCAACAAATAAAACCCCGTGGAGATGATCGAGTTCGTGTTGAATCACTCGCGCCAGCAGTCCACTCGCCTGCATTTTTTGAGGACGACCCGATTCATCTTTATATTTAACTTCCACTGCTTCTGGGCGCACCACATCTAGGAAAACGCCAGGAATACTCAAACAACCTTCTTCTCCTGTGGCAAGTTCTTGACTATAACTTTTGATTTCGGGATTAATGAGAATCAGGGGGGGCGTTGCTGTATTATTGGGATCGCAGTCAATCACCAGCATTTGTTTATTTACGCCCACCTGTGGTGCAGCTAAACCAATTCCGTCTTCAGCATACATGGTTTGTATCATTTCTTGGGCTAAATCCCGCACGGATTGGTTAATTTTATTAATGCGCTTAGTTGACTGACGCAGCACGCGAT comes from Halothece sp. PCC 7418 and encodes:
- the def gene encoding peptide deformylase translates to MTASIVNQHKQGQDAPLSLHYLGDRVLRQSTKRINKINQSVRDLAQEMIQTMYAEDGIGLAAPQVGVNKQMLVIDCDPNNTATPPLILINPEIKSYSQELATGEEGCLSIPGVFLDVVRPEAVEVKYKDESGRPQKMQASGLLARVIQHELDHLHGVLFVDRVPNDLVLTEALNKQGFSVQAVKSISS
- the fba gene encoding class II fructose-bisphosphate aldolase (catalyzes the reversible aldol condensation of dihydroxyacetonephosphate and glyceraldehyde 3-phosphate in the Calvin cycle, glycolysis, and/or gluconeogenesis), with product MALVPMRLLLDHAAENGYGIPAYNVNNMEQIQSIMQAASETNSPVILQASRGARKYAGENFLRHLITAAVETYPNIPIAMHQDHGNSPATCYSAIRNGFTSVMMDGSLEEDAKTPASFEYNASVTAEVVKVAHAVGASVEGELGCLGSLETGKGDKEDGHGAEGVLSREQLLTDPDEAVEFVERTQVDALAVAIGTSHGAYKFTRKPTGEILAIDRIEEINRRLPNTHLVMHGSSSVPQEWLDMINQYGGQIPETYGVPIEEIQKGIKSGVRKVNIDTDNRLAITAAIREAAMKDPANFDPRHFLKPSIKYMKQVCAERYEAFGTAGNADKIKQETLDVYAVKYANGELAANAKKAVTA